The proteins below come from a single Juglans regia cultivar Chandler chromosome 12, Walnut 2.0, whole genome shotgun sequence genomic window:
- the LOC109004941 gene encoding protein SMALL AUXIN UP-REGULATED RNA 10-like, with protein sequence MDSNKSNKSNKIRDIVRLQQILKKWKKLANAPKNSSNSISSATSTSSSSSSSSTTSNGSKSIKFILKRTLSFSDVSGASNDHVVPKGFLAVCVGKELKRFIIPTQYLGHQAFAMLLREAEEEFGFQQEGVLKIPCQVSVFEKILKVVEEKRSEAELHLHDQLGFDADKEKIGCYSPDHCELTPSNHPQMCR encoded by the coding sequence CAACAAGTCTAACAAGATCAGAGATATTGTCAGGCTTCAACAGATCCTCAAGAAGTGGAAAAAGCTTGCAAATGCTCCAAAAAACAGCTCTAATTCTATTTCTTCTGCTACTTCcaccagcagcagcagcagtagtagtagtaccaCTAGCAATGGCAGTAAGAGCATTAAATTCATCCTGAagagaacactctccttctcaGATGTTTCGGGGGCTTCCAATGATCATGTCGTGCCGAAAGGCTTTCTTGCCGTTTGTGTAGGGAAGGAGCTGAAGAGATTCATCATCCCAACACAGTACTTGGGTCACCAAGCATTTGCGATGTTACTACGAGAAGCCGAAGAAGAATTTGGCTTTCAGCAAGAAGGAGTGCTCAAGATTCCCTGCCAAGTGTCTGTGTTCGAGAAAATCTTGAAGGTGGTTGAAGAGAAAAGATCAGAGGCAGAACTTCACCTGCATGATCAGCTTGGTTTCGATGCAGACAAGGAAAAGATTGGGTGCTACTCACCGGATCATTGTGAGCTTACCCCCTCTAATCATCCTCAAATGTGTAGATGA